ATGGGATATGCTTGATGCGGCACAAACAGCCCAGATGCTTATTGATGGTATGGATTTCATTAAATATTCAAATGACCGCAGGACGCAACTGGCTGTTGAACGGACTTTAGAGGTTATCGGGGAAGCGGCGAGAAGAGTCTCTGACGATTTTCGTAATGCTCATCCAGAAAACCCTTGGCGGCAAATTATAGGCCAGCGCAATATTCTGATTCACGAATATGGCGAAATAAAACAGGAAAGAATCTATAAGGTGGCAAAGGAAAATATTCCGCAACTCATCAAGTTTTTGAAAATGTTTGTTTAAATTTAATGCCCCTGTCGGAATATCGGGCTTCAACAAAGAAGCCATATAGTTTTATTATCTTTTTGCTTTTCTCCTATAGTACCCTTTAACATAAGTTCCATCTTTGCGATAATAGCCATTAACATACACTTTGTCAGACGTATAATTATTTTCAGATGTTTCGTATTTCTCTGTGGCGGGTGCAGGTGAAACAATATCAGGTGATGTATTTGAATCTCCGGATGCAGGGCGATTGATTGGAGGATTGGTTTTGACAATCGTATTAGGTGCGGGACTATAAGAATTATTCTCTAATTTCCAAAGACCCTTTGGGGTTTTTGAAGCGATGCTTTCAAATGACTGGAATTTCGCCATATATTTGAAAGGCAATCTGGTGTAACATTTTCCATATCCCTGACGTATGATTTCCTCATTTATGAAAAGGCCGTCAGGATATCGATATAAATAAACAAAAGAATTGTCATATCCGGCGCTGCTGTTTTGATTTGGTTCACGTTCGATATACACAGTTTCGCCAAGCAGTAAATTTCTTAAATAGATGGCAGCTATTTTGGAATATGAGTCGCCTGATTCAGGAACAACTATACCGATTAAGCTTAATGTGCTATTGGCATCAATTTTAATCGTGCATCCATCGATCACAGATGTTACACGACCCAAGGAGGTTTTTTCTAGTTTTTTTTGCTGATATGCATTCGGCTCTATGATATTGGTTTTTTTGTGTATAGATATTTCAATAAGTGAGTTCGCCTCTTCCGGCGTACAGTTGCCTATAGATTTTAAAATTTCCCTGGTTTTGGCCTCACCATATTCATTATAAATATTGGAAACATCATTTAATGTGTAAGCCTTGACCTCGGTTAAACAAATGTAAAACAAGAAAATGAATGCCAACCAACATATTACGTTCTTCATTTCATACTCCTTCTTATATAATATTTTGATTAAGATTTTATTTCCATTTCTTTTGCCATTTTGGCAATTTGTTCAAAACTTTCTGCGGGCGGTAAGTGTACCAGCCATAGCCAATGCGACGCTCTCTGTCAACCTCGGCCATAGTCTCCAAAATTTCGCCGTTGCGGTTTGAGAAAAACGGCTTATGTGTTTTCAACTGGTAATATCTCGCCCATATAGCCGGTGCGTTTGCGTCTTTCACCACAACCTTATCTTTATTTGTTTTACTCGTTCGCGACTCAAATTTTACTTCCGTCGAATTAATTTCCTCAACCCTTATTCCGTAAATCTTCGATTCTTCAAACCATTTTGCCGCCGATTCAACGGCGTTAATAATTTCAGGACTCGGATTACCAAGGCTCATCAGAAAAAGCGTAATTTCCGCACCCTCGTCATTGCAAATACTCGGCAGCTCGTACGCGCGTGCTTTTGCCGGCAAAAAAGTTATCTCGTCGTGCTGCTGACACCAACTCAACAATCTGCCGTCCTCTCTTATCTGACATTTCAATATGCACTCTATACCTTTATCGAACGCGATTTTAATTTTCTCCATCCGCGGCAAGTCAACAAAAGCAAAATATGATTTGTTATCCAAAATTTCCTTGAGCATACTCATTATGCCAATCATCGCGCCATCGTTAAAAGTAATGTGCTTTGTGTATTTGTCTTCGAGCGGATAAAACTGCGGCCAGCCGCCGTTGGCGTACTGCGCGGCGAGCGTAAAATCAATCCCACGCAAAGCGGCATCTTTGTACTTTTCATCTTTGATTTTTTCGTAAGTCTGTGCCAGATATTTGATTTGCGAAAAGGTCGTGCCGTTGTCGAAAGTCGTGTGCGCAAGATTTTTTGAGTTGAGAATCTGCTCTTTTTGCGCATCTGTCAATATCGCCCGCATATCGTAATTTTTCGGCCAGCCGCCGTTGCTGTGCTGGTAGAGCAGAATATTGTCGGCGATTTCTTTTGTTTGGCTTTCGCTGTATCGCGATTGATTCGGCTTTGGATTGACGATGTTGGCTTTTTCAGAAACATCATACCAGTGATGACTGCTGTCCTTAAAATCGTTGATGTCGTTTTATTCACATCGGCATTTGCGTAAAACGCCGCAATTAACAAGACAATTGCGCACGAAGATATTTTTTCTATCTCTAACATACCCTTCTTCCTTCAATGAAAAATTTATCTAAATTTTTTTATGAATAAAGCTGGACTTGAACCAATTGAAATTTAGAAAAAGATGCAGTCCCATAAGGCAAAGCAAAACTATGCCGGCGTCTTTGTGGAAAAAGCCAAATGCCTCGTGTGAGTAATGTTCACGAAAGATTACCGAAACAGCCTGATTAACAAAGAGAATCAGCAGAAGAACATTTGTGATTTTTAATATCGTAACTTTTTTCATAATTTTCTCCTAATGTTTAAGGTGTTACCATTTCTGCATTACAGAATATTCGAGTGTCGCGTTTGAATCGGCGGGGATTTCGACGGTGAATCGCGCTGTTGTCGCGTCTTTCTTTATTTGCGGATGGGTCGAATCTTCGATTTTCCAGTTTACCCACGGCGAAAATTTCTCATCGACAAATATCGTAACGGCGGAATCTTTGCGGTTTCGCAATTCGATAGAGCGTTTTTCCCATCTGCTTTTTTGGACACCTGCACTACTGCTGACGACTTTGCTATCTAAAATCTTGTATTCAACTGTGATGTCGAACGCATCGCCAATATAAAGTGATAATTTTTCCTTATTCGGCGTATGGTCGATTTCATCCTCGCCGACAAATTCCAGTTCGCCATCGGTGTCTTTCTTGAATACGCGTACTTTGCCTTTCGGCAGAGCGATACCGAGGCCGAGTTCCTTTTTGTTTTCAAACTCGAATTTTATCTGAACTTTTTTCTGGTCTTTCTGCGGCTCATAAAGATAAATTTTCTTTGCGGGTATATTTTCCACAGGCGCAATAAATTCAATCTGTTTTGTTTGATTATTATTTATCGTGCTTGGTCTGCCGAGGGTATAAAGATGGTATTCCATAAAAGATTTTTCTTCAAAGCCCGCCGCTTCGGCCATTACTGCTCTTGTCGCATATACCATATCGTTTTTCATCATCTGCTGCGGCGGAGTAATTCTTCTTACGTCGCCTGCGATGAGTTTAACTTTCGCATCTTTATATGCCGCTCCGCTTTGGTTGTCGATTGTTACCCAGCCACTGAAGTTTAAGCCGTTTTCATCGGCGTTGAGAATTGCCGAGTAGTCCGCTTTCCAGCTTATGTTTTCGGTTGTATATGTAACCTGGCATTTCTCGCTGCCCTCGGTTTCGGAGTTTGCGAGCCAGACGAGCGTCGGCCTTGTAATCAGACCTTCCGGCAGAGACCGCAGCGAAATATGTCCAACGCTGTCCTGTGCGATGATTTGGATTAGGTTGTTTTCATCTTTGATTATTAAGTTGTTATCTCTTGCTGCCAGCAAAACACCATCCACTACGCTTCCGGCGTCAGCACCGCTGCCTTTGATGGAAATTATGACGACTTTATCAATGTATTTGTTCAGCAGGCTTTGCGTGCCGACGAGGTCATATTCGTAATTCTGTTCGAGAATGGAAATTTTGCCCGGCGACGACAGGCACTGGAAACTTACACTTGTCGGGTCGATTGACGCCGCGACGTCGGTAAATTTCAATGTGTTAACGCCTTTTTCAAAATCCATCATTCGCTGTTCTTTGACTACGCCGAAATTGCTGTTGTAAACCGTAACGGAAACGGAATTGCTTTCGGCGGCGAAAAGACAAACCGGAAATAAAAGAATTGCCAAAACGATAAGTGAATTTTTCATTTTTTGTGTCTCCATAAAATTCAATATGGCAGATATTTTGACACAATTGAAGGGAAACGTAAAGAGAAATCTGTGACACTTTGAAACGATGAGATTGCTTCGTCGTTCCGATTCCATCAGAACTCCTCGCAATGACATAATTTGCGTTTTTGTGTCATTGCGACTACAGTCCCCTTGTGGGAGGGAGTCCTTTAGGGCGACCGCGGCAATCTCAAATGTGAAATATAGTTTGGTTTATAAAGCGGTTTGGGTTGCGCAAATTGTAAGTTCTTTTAGTGCCTTTGCGGCTGGATTGGCGGCGAAGCCGTCGATTATATCAAGAGCGTTTTGGCGGAATTGTGCAATTTGGGACTTGGTAAAATCTATGCTCTTGAGAATTGGCATAGTCGGGACTTTGTTTTCAAGGTCTCTGCCGGTGGTTTTGCCGGTGTTGTTTTCTGCGCCGAGAACATCGATTAAATCATCAGTGATTTGAAAAGCCATGCCGAGATTATGGCCGAAGTCGTAAAGGCTTTTGCAGGTTTTTGTATCAGCATTTGAGATAATGCCGGCAAGCTGTGCGGACGCTGCGAAAAACACCGCTGTTTTTTTGGAGATTACGTCGAGATAATCTTCAACTTTGATTTTGAAATCGCCGCGGCAGGTGTTTTGCACCATTTCGCCCTGACAAATCGTCGAGGCGGTGTCGGTGATAATTTTGTTGATGTCGTTTCTGCCGAAATCAGACAAAGCCAAAAACGCCTTGCTCAAAAGATAATCGCCGAGCAGTACGGCCTGATTAGCGCCCCAAATATTATTTGCCGTCGGCTGAAATCTGCGTGTGCTGCCGCTGTCGATGACATCGTCGTGCAGAAGTGTCGCGGCGTGAATCATTTCGATTGTGCCGGCAACGCCGATGTGCAGATGATTTAGTTCGCCGAGTAATTTTCCGCAGAGCAGAAGCACCGAAGCGCGAATCATTTTGCCCTGCCGATTTTTTATGTAATCGAGGAATTGCTCGAGCCTTGCGTCCGGGCATTGAAGCTGAACAGATATGAAATTTCTGACTTCCTCCAGTTGGTTTGCTATGAGCGCAGTATAAGCGGATGTCGGATTTTGTGTAGTCATACTGTTATTTAGACCGGCCGTGCGCGTATTCGAAGAATTTTTTACGAAGCATCTGTGTAACCGGGCCGGGTTTGCCGTCCGATATTTTTCTGCTGTCTATTTCGACAACGCCTATGACTTCGGCGGCGGTGCCTGTCAGGAAAACTTCGTCAGCGACGTAAAGGTCGAAGCGGGTAAGATTTTTCTGGACGACTTCAATTTTCTCCGCTGCTGCCAGACTCATAACGACGTTTCTCGTTACACCTTCCAGTGCGCCGGTCTGAATTGGAGGCGTGGCAAGTATGCTGTTCTTAACGATGAAAACATTATCGCCCGAAGCTTCGGCGACGTAACCTTCGTGATTATACATAATCGCTTCCTGTGCGCCGGCGTCGAGACATTCAATTTTCGCCATAATATTATTCAGATAGTTCAGGCTCTTTACCTGTGGCGGTATCGCAAGCGGATGATTGCGAATCGTGCAGGCACTGACGACCTTCAGGCCCCTTTCGTATAATTCCGGCGGATAGAGCTGAATCTTGTCCGCGATAATAATTATCAGTGCCTTTTCGCACGTGAAGGGATTCAGTCCCAAATTGCCGACGCCTCTGGTAACTACAAGTCTAATATAGCCGTCAACGATGTTATTCGCCTTGACGGTTTCTTGTGTCGCTTTTGCCATATCTTCCATCGACATACCTATATTAAGTCTTATGACTTTCGCGGATTCGTAAAGTCTTTTCAGGTGCGTATCGAGTTCGAAAACTTTTGAACTGTAAACGCGAATACCCTCGAACACGCCATCGCCGTAAAGCAGGCCGTGATCGAAAACGCTGACTTTAGCATCCTGTTCGTTTACCAATCTGTCGTTGAGCCAAATTTTTAAAGCCATATATACTCCGTAAAAAAAATTAAGATTGAAGATTTAAGATTGAAGATTTGTGGAGCCGCCTCCGGCGAGATATTTAAAATATTCAATCTTCATTTTTCAATCTTCAATTTGTACTAATTTTGCCGTCTGTGAGCCTGATAATCCGCTGCGCTTTGGCGGCAATTCTGTCATCGTGCGTGACCATAACAATCGTCTGGCCGGCACTGTTTAGCTTTTCCAATACCTTTAAAATATCATTTCCAGTTTCAGAGTCAAGGTTTCCTGTCGGTTCATCTGCTAAAATTACGTCCGGAGCGTTAATTAATGCCCGTGCGATTGCGACCCTCTGGCGTTCGCCGCCGGAAAGCTGGAACGGCCT
The sequence above is drawn from the Planctomycetaceae bacterium genome and encodes:
- a CDS encoding DUF86 domain-containing protein; protein product: MRPDERNAAYLWDMLDAAQTAQMLIDGMDFIKYSNDRRTQLAVERTLEVIGEAARRVSDDFRNAHPENPWRQIIGQRNILIHEYGEIKQERIYKVAKENIPQLIKFLKMFV
- the ilvE gene encoding branched-chain-amino-acid transaminase, encoding MALKIWLNDRLVNEQDAKVSVFDHGLLYGDGVFEGIRVYSSKVFELDTHLKRLYESAKVIRLNIGMSMEDMAKATQETVKANNIVDGYIRLVVTRGVGNLGLNPFTCEKALIIIIADKIQLYPPELYERGLKVVSACTIRNHPLAIPPQVKSLNYLNNIMAKIECLDAGAQEAIMYNHEGYVAEASGDNVFIVKNSILATPPIQTGALEGVTRNVVMSLAAAEKIEVVQKNLTRFDLYVADEVFLTGTAAEVIGVVEIDSRKISDGKPGPVTQMLRKKFFEYAHGRSK
- a CDS encoding polyprenyl synthetase family protein, with protein sequence MTTQNPTSAYTALIANQLEEVRNFISVQLQCPDARLEQFLDYIKNRQGKMIRASVLLLCGKLLGELNHLHIGVAGTIEMIHAATLLHDDVIDSGSTRRFQPTANNIWGANQAVLLGDYLLSKAFLALSDFGRNDINKIITDTASTICQGEMVQNTCRGDFKIKVEDYLDVISKKTAVFFAASAQLAGIISNADTKTCKSLYDFGHNLGMAFQITDDLIDVLGAENNTGKTTGRDLENKVPTMPILKSIDFTKSQIAQFRQNALDIIDGFAANPAAKALKELTICATQTAL
- a CDS encoding thermonuclease family protein, translated to MKNVICWLAFIFLFYICLTEVKAYTLNDVSNIYNEYGEAKTREILKSIGNCTPEEANSLIEISIHKKTNIIEPNAYQQKKLEKTSLGRVTSVIDGCTIKIDANSTLSLIGIVVPESGDSYSKIAAIYLRNLLLGETVYIEREPNQNSSAGYDNSFVYLYRYPDGLFINEEIIRQGYGKCYTRLPFKYMAKFQSFESIASKTPKGLWKLENNSYSPAPNTIVKTNPPINRPASGDSNTSPDIVSPAPATEKYETSENNYTSDKVYVNGYYRKDGTYVKGYYRRKAKR
- the pelA gene encoding pectate lyase, whose protein sequence is MLYQHSNGGWPKNYDMRAILTDAQKEQILNSKNLAHTTFDNGTTFSQIKYLAQTYEKIKDEKYKDAALRGIDFTLAAQYANGGWPQFYPLEDKYTKHITFNDGAMIGIMSMLKEILDNKSYFAFVDLPRMEKIKIAFDKGIECILKCQIREDGRLLSWCQQHDEITFLPAKARAYELPSICNDEGAEITLFLMSLGNPSPEIINAVESAAKWFEESKIYGIRVEEINSTEVKFESRTSKTNKDKVVVKDANAPAIWARYYQLKTHKPFFSNRNGEILETMAEVDRERRIGYGWYTYRPQKVLNKLPKWQKKWK
- a CDS encoding DUF4139 domain-containing protein, whose protein sequence is MKNSLIVLAILLFPVCLFAAESNSVSVTVYNSNFGVVKEQRMMDFEKGVNTLKFTDVAASIDPTSVSFQCLSSPGKISILEQNYEYDLVGTQSLLNKYIDKVVIISIKGSGADAGSVVDGVLLAARDNNLIIKDENNLIQIIAQDSVGHISLRSLPEGLITRPTLVWLANSETEGSEKCQVTYTTENISWKADYSAILNADENGLNFSGWVTIDNQSGAAYKDAKVKLIAGDVRRITPPQQMMKNDMVYATRAVMAEAAGFEEKSFMEYHLYTLGRPSTINNNQTKQIEFIAPVENIPAKKIYLYEPQKDQKKVQIKFEFENKKELGLGIALPKGKVRVFKKDTDGELEFVGEDEIDHTPNKEKLSLYIGDAFDITVEYKILDSKVVSSSAGVQKSRWEKRSIELRNRKDSAVTIFVDEKFSPWVNWKIEDSTHPQIKKDATTARFTVEIPADSNATLEYSVMQKW